In a genomic window of Sulfuriferula nivalis:
- a CDS encoding response regulator, translated as MINTTDILNANILIVDDQQANIDLLEQMLTEAGYSNFTSTTDPFAVCALHSEHHFDLLLLDLQMPGMDGFQVMEALQQLEIDSYVPILVITAQPGHKLRALASGAKDFVSKPFDLVELKTRIHNMLEVRLLYKQLEQHNQILEQMVQERTAELRESEARFRCLAELSSDWYWEQDAVGNYTRTHGAVLEMLGIPAEDAPDDAVLSQKNESELVILRANIAARRPFLDLLFRRQSVDGEYQYFQVSGEPVFDASGRFTGYRGIGRNVTECMGAASIRRCELKPV; from the coding sequence ATGATTAATACTACTGATATTCTGAATGCCAATATTCTGATTGTAGATGATCAGCAGGCCAACATTGATTTGCTTGAGCAAATGTTGACGGAAGCTGGTTATAGCAATTTCACGTCAACCACTGATCCTTTTGCGGTATGTGCATTGCATAGTGAACATCATTTTGACTTGCTTCTGCTGGATCTGCAGATGCCTGGCATGGATGGTTTTCAGGTGATGGAAGCGCTACAGCAACTTGAAATTGACAGTTATGTTCCTATACTAGTGATTACCGCCCAGCCTGGTCATAAGCTGCGTGCGCTGGCTAGCGGAGCGAAAGATTTTGTGTCAAAACCGTTTGATCTGGTTGAACTCAAGACGCGTATCCACAATATGCTGGAAGTGCGATTGTTGTATAAGCAACTTGAACAACACAATCAGATACTGGAACAGATGGTGCAAGAACGTACAGCTGAATTGCGGGAAAGTGAAGCGCGTTTTCGTTGTTTGGCGGAATTATCTTCCGACTGGTATTGGGAGCAGGACGCAGTCGGGAACTATACCAGGACGCATGGTGCGGTGCTGGAGATGCTTGGCATACCTGCTGAAGATGCACCTGATGATGCTGTGTTATCTCAAAAAAATGAGAGCGAGCTAGTGATATTAAGGGCAAATATTGCTGCACGCCGTCCATTTCTCGATCTGCTTTTTCGTCGTCAAAGTGTGGATGGTGAATATCAGTATTTTCAAGTGAGTGGCGAGCCTGTGTTTGATGCATCAGGGCGCTTTACTGGGTATCGTGGTATAGGCAGAAATGTGACTGAGTGTATGGGGGCGGCATCCATACGCCGATGTGAGTTAAAGCCAGTGTGA
- a CDS encoding PAS domain-containing hybrid sensor histidine kinase/response regulator: MPIKIYDTDITDSAVNAVEGQRQQALLKTGALQSAILNSANFSIIATDEKGIIQLFNIGAERMLGYMAAEVVNKINPSDIHDPEEVMARVQALSKELSTTITPGFEALAYKASRGIEDSYDLTYICKDGSRFPAIVSITALRDDYDDIIGYLLIGADNSVRKQVETELTYAKAAAEKANLAKSEFLSSMSHELRSPLNAILGFAQLMELGTPLPTPMQKANINQILQAGWYLLELINEILDLALIESGKLSLSLEPMSLSEVLLDCQAMIEPQALKSGIHMSFPKVDDAYFAYADRTRVKQVLVNLLTNAIKYNCAGGLVEVTCSVKAPEHIRISVRDTGEGLSAEKLAQLFQPFNRLGQEAGAEEGTGIGLVVSKRLVELMAGEMGVESTVGVGSVFWIELKVASPMSLLTSMNYPHDLPQCPIPHGTKLSTLLYIEDNKANMQLVKQLVDRRDNMRLLSAVDGTRGIMLARIHQPDVILMDINLPGISGIQALKMLLEDPVTAHIPVMAISANAMPHDIQRGLNAGFFRYLTKPIRINEFMETLDVALEFAETGAEHAVN; the protein is encoded by the coding sequence ATGCCAATTAAAATTTACGATACCGATATTACCGATTCCGCAGTGAATGCTGTGGAGGGCCAGCGTCAGCAAGCACTGCTGAAAACAGGTGCCTTGCAGAGCGCAATTCTCAATAGTGCTAATTTCTCGATTATTGCCACGGATGAAAAAGGCATAATCCAGCTATTTAATATCGGTGCAGAACGCATGCTCGGCTATATGGCCGCAGAGGTTGTGAACAAGATTAACCCTAGCGATATACATGACCCGGAAGAAGTTATGGCGCGTGTACAGGCGTTGAGCAAAGAGTTATCTACGACAATTACGCCGGGCTTTGAAGCCCTGGCATACAAAGCCTCCCGTGGTATCGAAGACAGCTATGATCTGACCTACATCTGTAAGGATGGCAGCCGTTTCCCGGCCATCGTGTCGATCACAGCATTGCGTGATGATTATGATGACATCATCGGCTATTTGCTGATCGGTGCCGATAACTCGGTGCGCAAGCAAGTAGAGACCGAGCTGACATATGCCAAAGCTGCCGCGGAAAAGGCTAATCTGGCAAAATCCGAATTTCTTTCCAGTATGAGTCATGAATTACGCTCGCCGCTTAATGCGATACTGGGTTTTGCTCAGTTAATGGAATTGGGCACGCCATTGCCCACTCCTATGCAGAAAGCCAACATTAACCAGATTCTTCAGGCTGGCTGGTATCTGCTCGAGCTGATAAATGAGATTCTTGATCTTGCCTTGATTGAGTCTGGCAAGTTGTCGCTGTCGCTTGAACCCATGTCGTTGTCCGAAGTACTGCTGGACTGCCAGGCAATGATAGAGCCACAAGCGCTAAAAAGTGGCATACACATGAGTTTCCCCAAGGTTGATGACGCGTATTTTGCTTATGCCGATAGAACACGGGTCAAGCAGGTGCTGGTTAATCTGCTGACCAATGCAATTAAATATAATTGCGCAGGTGGATTGGTTGAGGTCACTTGTAGCGTCAAAGCACCTGAGCACATACGCATCAGTGTGCGAGATACTGGCGAGGGATTGTCTGCTGAGAAGCTCGCGCAACTATTCCAGCCATTTAATCGTCTCGGGCAAGAGGCGGGTGCTGAAGAGGGGACTGGCATCGGTCTGGTGGTGAGTAAGCGTCTGGTTGAACTGATGGCGGGTGAGATGGGGGTGGAAAGCACTGTCGGTGTAGGGAGTGTGTTCTGGATAGAGCTGAAAGTCGCATCGCCTATGAGTTTGCTCACTAGCATGAACTATCCCCATGATTTGCCGCAATGCCCAATTCCTCATGGCACCAAGTTGAGTACGTTATTGTATATAGAAGACAATAAGGCAAATATGCAGCTGGTGAAACAGCTGGTAGACCGTCGCGACAATATGCGCCTGTTAAGCGCGGTAGATGGCACGCGCGGTATTATGTTGGCTCGCATACACCAGCCAGACGTGATTTTGATGGATATCAATCTGCCAGGTATTAGCGGTATTCAGGCGCTTAAAATGTTGCTTGAAGATCCTGTTACGGCACATATTCCGGTAATGGCTATCAGTGCTAATGCCATGCCGCATGATATACAAAGAGGCTTGAATGCTGGATTTTTCCGCTATCTTACCAAGCCGATCAGGATCAACGAATTTATGGAAACACTTGATGTGGCGCTGGAATTCGCGGAGACAGGGGCAGAACATGCAGTTAACTAG